A genome region from Naumovozyma castellii chromosome 5, complete genome includes the following:
- the NCAS0E00740 gene encoding DUF2406 domain-containing protein (ancestral locus Anc_5.29), with product MVYLRSILNKNNTTTNNNTKFNPSNKKPQQEPKVHEEEKLKFHTAVMKDSILDAVQEAQPFEEAVDSYFGFFEGQTFFRSDIDMHYKDIFGREIIERDRSNPTRPRDERPLDTIRGLEYQITGDKTWLTKLETEKFGFDVRPNFYNNIDTVLKENTISDNKQNKEVLEEKEEIGEPSNFWKKITRKKERPK from the coding sequence ATGGTTTATCTTAGatcaattttgaataaaaacAATACTACAACGAACAATAATACCAAATTCAACCCATCAAACAAAAAACCACAACAAGAACCCAAGGTacatgaagaagaaaaattaaaatttcataCTGCAGTTATGAAGGATTCAATATTAGATGCTGTGCAAGAGGCACAAccatttgaagaagctgTCGATTCATATTTTGGGTTTTTCGAAGGACAAACTTTCTTCAGGTCTGATATTGATATGCATTACAAAGATATATTTGGAAGagaaatcattgaaagGGATCGTTCAAACCCAACAAGACCAAGAGATGAAAGACCTTTGGATACTATTAGGGGTTTGGAATATCAAATTACTGGGGACAAAACTTGGCTGACCAAATTAGAAACTGAGAAATTTGGGTTTGACGTTAGACCAAatttttataataatattgatacTGtgttaaaagaaaatactaTTTCTGATaacaaacaaaataaagagGTTCTTgaggaaaaagaagaaataggAGAACCTTCAAATTTctggaaaaaaattacaagGAAAAAAGAGAGGCCAAAGTAA
- the TPO2 gene encoding spermine transporter (ancestral locus Anc_3.503): MSDIESFTSFNSEDSQNNDDQQPQQYIPTESENNNNAINNLHLTRTETVKTLQDLGVTSHVPVPDINAPQSSKKNAIFPEEYTMETTTGLVPVATLQSMGRTASAISRTRTRQMQGRSSMSILSSKSNSKEELEEEEEEMTNEEGTTTEIDPEIEFVTFVTNDPENPHNWPLWIRWCYTILLSTLVICVAYGSACITGGFGTVEEKFHVSLEASILSCSLMVIGFSVGPLLWSPVSDLYGRRVAYFFSMGLYVIFNIPCALAPNLGCLLACRFLCGVWSSSGLCLVGGSIADMFPSETRGKAIAFFAYSPYCGPVFGPLVNGFISVSTGRMDLIFWVNMAFAGVMWIISSAIPETYAPVILKRRAAKLRKETGNPKIMTEQEAQGITFNEMMTACVVRPLKFSVTEPVLCMTCFYVCLIYSLLYAFFFAYPVIFSELYGYKDNIIGLMFIPILIGASFAVLTTFWCESQYLKLIKTRKPTPEDRLLGAKIGAPFAALALWMLGATTYNHRMWLAPASSGMPFGFGMVLIYYSLNNYIIDCYVQYASSALATKVFLRSAGGAAFPLFTTQMYHKLGLHWASWLLAFICTAMIALPFAFSYYGKELRHKLSKFDYSIDAVED, translated from the coding sequence ATGAGCGATATAGAATCCTTTACCTCTTTTAACTCAGAGGACAGTCAAAATAATGACGAtcaacaaccacaacaatATATTCCAACTGAATCagaaaacaacaataacgCAATCAACAACTTACATCTAACTCGTACAGAGACCGTGAAAACACTTCAAGATCTAGGTGTTACTTCTCATGTCCCAGTGCCTGACATAAATGCTCCTCAAAGCTCAAAGAAAAACGCTATCTTCCCTGAAGAGTACACAATGGAGACAACCACTGGTTTGGTTCCTGTCGCCACTTTGCAATCCATGGGGAGAACTGCATCTGCCATCTCACGTACAAGAACAAGGCAAATGCAAGGTCGTAGCTCCATGAGCATActttcttccaaatcaaactccaaagaagaactagaagaagaggaagaagaaatgacTAATGAGGAAGGTACCACAACTGAAATTGATcctgaaattgaattcGTGACATTTGTCACTAACGATCCAGAAAATCCTCATAACTGGCCTCTTTGGATACGTTGGTGTTACACAATCTTACTTTCAACTTTAGTCATTTGTGTCGCTTACGGTTCTGCCTGTATCACTGGTGGGTTCGGTACCGTCGAAGAGAAATTCCATGTTTCTTTGGAAGCTTCCATTTTATCATGTTCCCTTATGGTTATCGGGTTCTCCGTGGGGCCTTTACTTTGGTCCCCCGTTAGTGATCTTTATGGGAGAAGAGTGGcttatttcttttccatgGGTCTTTATgtcatcttcaatattcCATGTGCTCTAGCTCCAAATTTAGGGTGTCTGTTAGCATGTAGATTTTTGTGTGGTGTTTGGTCTTCTTCTGGTCTTTGTCTAGTTGGTGGGTCTATCGCTGATATGTTCCCAAGTGAAACAAGAGGTAAAGCTATTGCTTTCTTTGCTTACTCTCCTTATTGTGGTCCCGTTTTTGGTCCATTGGTCAATGGGTTCATCAGTGTCTCTACAGGGAGAATGGATTTAATCTTTTGGGTTAATATGGCCTTTGCTGGTGTTATGTGGATCATTTCCTCTGCCATTCCAGAAACTTATGCTCCAGTTATCTTAAAACGTCGTGCAGCTAAATTAAGAAAGGAAACTGGTAACCCAAAGATTATGACTGAACAAGAAGCCCAGGGTATCACTTTTAATGAAATGATGACTGCATGTGTCGTTAGACCTTTGAAATTCTCAGTCACTGAACCAGTCCTTTGCATGACATGTTTCTACGTCTGTTTAATTTACTCTCTATTATATGCTTTCTTCTTTGCATACCCTGTCATCTTTAGTGAATTGTACGGTTACAAAGATAATATCATCGGTTTAATGTTTATTCCTATCTTAATTGGTGCCTCCTTCGCCGTGTTAACCACTTTCTGGTGTGAAAgtcaatatttgaaattaattaaaacACGTAAACCAACTCCTGAAGATCGTTTATTAGGTGCCAAGATTGGTGCTCCATTTGCTGCATTAGCTCTATGGATGTTAGGTGCCACTACATACAATCATCGTATGTGGTTGGCTCCTGCATCTTCAGGTATGCCATTCGGTTTCGGTATGgttttaatttattattcattaaacaATTACATTATTGATTGTTATGTGCAATATGCATCTTCAGCATTGGCTACTAAGGTTTTCTTAAGATCTGCCGGTGGTGCCGCATTCCCATTATTCACTACTCAAATGTATCATAAATTGGGTCTACATTGGGCATCTTGGTTATTGGCTTTCATTTGTACTGCTATGATCGCATTACCATTTGCATTTTCCTATTATGGGAAGGAATTGAGACACAAGTTATCCAAGTTCGATTACTCCATCGATGCTGTGGAAGACTAA
- the PRE9 gene encoding proteasome core particle subunit alpha 3 (ancestral locus Anc_3.499) produces MGSRRYDSRTTIFSPEGRLYQVEYALESISHAGTAIGIMADDGLVLAAERKVTSTLLEQDTSTEKLYKLNDKITVAVAGLTADAEILINTARVYAQSYLKTYNEEIPVEILVRRLSDIKQGYTQHGGLRPFGVSFIYAGYDDRYGYQLYTSNPSGNYTGWKAISVGANTSAAQTLLQMDYKDNMKLDDAIELALKTLSKTTDSSSLTYDKLELATIKKGTTTDEVYQKIYKPEELKELLLKTGITKKSEDEDDEDEEMK; encoded by the coding sequence ATGGGATCCAGAAGATACGATTCAAGAACGACAATTTTCTCTCCAGAGGGACGTCTTTATCAAGTGGAATATGCACTAGAATCCATTTCTCATGCAGGGACAGCCATTGGTATTATGGCTGATGATGGACTTGTTCTAGCTGCCGAACGTAAAGTGACGAGTACACTATTGGAACAAGACACTTccactgaaaaattatataaattAAACGATAAGATTACTGTTGCGGTGGCAGGTTTAACAGCAGATGCTGAAATTCTAATAAATACCGCCAGAGTCTACGCACAAAGTTATTTGAAGACTTATAATGAAGAGATCCCAGTGGAGATCCTTGTTAGAAGGTTAAGTGATATAAAGCAAGGATATACGCAACATGGTGGGTTAAGACCATTTGGTGTTTCGTTTATTTATGCAGGATATGATGATAGGTATGGATATCAATTATACACTTCGAATCCATCGGGAAATTATACTGGTTGGAAGGCAATTAGTGTTGGTGCTAACACTTCCGCAGCACAAACTTTGTTACAAATGGATTACAAAGATAATATGAAATTGGACGATGCCATAGAATTAGCTCTTAAGACTTTGTCAAAGACCACAGATAGTAGTTCATTGACATAtgataaattggaattaGCAACTATCAAGAAGGGAACAACTACCGATGAAGTTTATcaaaaaatttacaaacCAGAAGAACTAAAGGAATTATTACTCAAGACAGGAATTACCAAGAAGagtgaagatgaagatgatgaagatgaagagatGAAATGA